The Vescimonas coprocola genome includes a window with the following:
- the addA gene encoding helicase-exonuclease AddAB subunit AddA yields the protein MGSFEPTPQQRRAMEDRGGSLLVSAAAGSGKTKVLVERLFGYMERERCRIDDFLIITFTKAAAAELRGRIAAELSQRVARQPENMHLRRQMMRVYQADIKTVDAFCGSLLRENIHLLPPEGQRSLTPDFRVLDQQEAELLRMQVLEQVLEEFYQRIGRGDTQAQQLAETLGAGRDDRALERLVLDIHGKIQSHAYPMRWLERLREQWQQVPESVGPYREVLTDSILRRTRFWARKLTETAAWMEQYPDLYRGYGDRFLEMAEQLQGYETAAQEGWDAMARLKPSFRRMGVVKGCDGAKEQAQAVRKRCKDELDEIGALLAVSESEQLEDLEAMAPAMLALVQLTEDFTAAYQAEKVRRNCMDFSDQEHYAIRLLQGDDGAPTPLGRQLSGRYREIMVDEYQDTNEVQNCIFRAISRDGQNLFTVGDVKQSIYRFRLADPTIFLEKYLAYRPAEEAEEGQPRKVLLSQNFRSRRQVLSAANFVFGSIMSRQMGEMDYGPEERLNYGAAGYPERSDTDTEFHLISVADTEEERFDRTEVEARFVAHRIRQLLDEGFPVQGEDGQQRPVQPEDIVILMRSPAARRKAFTAALQREDIPCAGGEEQSFFETMEIAVMVSFLQIVDNPRQDVPLLAVLRSPLLGFSPDRLAQIRGGHPGGDYYGALCADDGEDSRAFLERLAQLRAAAGELTADRLLWKLYTDWQALAVFGAMEGGAQRRSNLLALYAYAGQLAAAGRGNLFDFVSYLHDLMESGDLPDISARQESGGVQLMTIHKSKGLEFPVVILADLQKGFNRDDFQRPVLVHPRLGLGTERVDRRRRIRYDTVSKQAIQLALSRESLAEEMRILYVAMTRAKEKLICVDCMRFARNRVRGLLSVAGCPAAPEAVGSAKAPGDWILLPLLCTPEAAVLRQWADMEPEQPALSDGGWQVRLWENPVFECGSAAAAPEEAAVQERRYDLSAMELRYGHTAACTIPTKVTATQLKGRVLDEEIAEGAASARPRRLDFQRPLFLQQERRLTAAERGTAMHLVMQYLELDGPDPEEQVRQLTERRLLTPQQAEAVDTERIRAFLATPLAQEIRQARQVWREYRFALLMPAALYDPAAEGEELMLQGVVDCAFRTKEGLVVVDFKTDRLAPGEEPQRAEEYRPQLEAYAQALERVMEEKVCRKVLYFFSTGATINL from the coding sequence ATGGGGAGCTTTGAGCCCACGCCGCAGCAGCGGCGGGCCATGGAGGACCGGGGCGGCAGTCTGCTGGTGTCCGCCGCCGCCGGTTCCGGCAAGACCAAGGTGCTGGTGGAGCGGCTGTTCGGCTATATGGAGCGGGAGCGCTGCCGCATCGACGATTTCCTCATCATCACCTTCACCAAAGCGGCGGCGGCGGAGCTGCGGGGCCGGATCGCCGCAGAGCTGAGCCAGAGAGTGGCCCGTCAGCCGGAGAATATGCACCTGCGCCGCCAGATGATGCGGGTGTATCAGGCGGACATCAAAACGGTGGATGCCTTTTGCGGGAGCCTGCTGCGGGAGAACATCCACCTGCTGCCGCCGGAGGGGCAAAGGAGCCTGACCCCGGATTTCCGGGTGCTGGATCAGCAGGAGGCGGAGCTGCTGCGGATGCAGGTGCTGGAGCAGGTATTGGAGGAGTTTTACCAGCGCATCGGCCGGGGGGATACTCAGGCCCAGCAGCTGGCGGAGACGCTGGGCGCCGGGCGGGACGACCGGGCGCTGGAGCGGTTGGTGCTGGATATCCACGGGAAGATCCAGAGCCACGCCTACCCCATGCGGTGGCTGGAGCGGCTGCGGGAGCAGTGGCAGCAGGTGCCGGAGTCCGTGGGGCCTTACCGGGAGGTACTGACGGACAGCATCCTGCGGCGGACCCGGTTCTGGGCGAGGAAGCTGACGGAGACGGCGGCGTGGATGGAGCAGTATCCGGATCTGTACCGGGGCTACGGCGACCGGTTTCTGGAGATGGCGGAGCAGCTGCAGGGCTATGAGACGGCGGCGCAGGAGGGCTGGGACGCCATGGCCCGGCTGAAGCCCTCCTTCCGGCGGATGGGCGTCGTCAAGGGCTGCGACGGGGCCAAGGAGCAGGCGCAGGCGGTACGCAAGCGGTGCAAGGACGAGCTGGATGAGATCGGTGCGCTGCTGGCGGTCAGCGAGAGCGAGCAGCTGGAGGATCTGGAGGCCATGGCCCCGGCCATGCTGGCGTTGGTGCAGCTGACGGAGGACTTCACCGCCGCCTATCAGGCGGAGAAGGTGCGGCGCAACTGCATGGATTTCAGCGATCAGGAACACTATGCCATCCGGCTTTTGCAGGGTGACGACGGTGCGCCGACGCCGCTGGGGCGGCAGCTGTCCGGGCGATATCGGGAGATCATGGTGGACGAGTATCAGGACACCAACGAGGTGCAGAACTGCATCTTCCGGGCCATTTCACGGGACGGGCAGAACCTGTTCACCGTGGGGGATGTGAAGCAGAGCATCTATCGGTTCCGGCTGGCGGACCCCACCATTTTTCTGGAGAAATATCTGGCCTACCGACCGGCAGAGGAGGCGGAGGAGGGGCAGCCACGAAAGGTGCTGCTGAGCCAGAACTTCCGCTCCCGGCGGCAGGTGCTTTCGGCTGCCAACTTTGTGTTTGGCAGCATCATGTCCCGGCAGATGGGGGAGATGGACTACGGGCCGGAGGAACGACTGAACTACGGGGCCGCAGGCTATCCGGAGCGCAGCGACACGGATACGGAGTTCCATCTGATCAGCGTGGCGGATACGGAGGAGGAACGCTTCGACCGGACGGAGGTGGAGGCCCGGTTCGTGGCTCATCGCATCCGGCAGCTGCTGGACGAGGGCTTCCCCGTGCAGGGGGAGGACGGGCAGCAGCGCCCTGTTCAGCCGGAGGATATCGTGATCCTGATGCGCTCTCCAGCGGCAAGGCGGAAGGCCTTCACGGCGGCTCTGCAGCGGGAGGATATCCCCTGCGCCGGCGGGGAGGAGCAGTCCTTCTTCGAGACCATGGAGATCGCCGTGATGGTGTCGTTTTTGCAGATCGTGGACAATCCACGGCAGGATGTGCCGCTGCTGGCGGTGCTGCGGTCGCCGCTGCTGGGCTTTTCGCCGGATCGGCTGGCCCAGATCCGGGGCGGGCATCCGGGGGGAGACTACTACGGCGCTCTGTGTGCCGACGACGGCGAGGATAGCCGTGCCTTTCTGGAGCGGCTGGCGCAGCTGCGGGCGGCGGCCGGGGAGCTGACGGCGGATCGGCTGCTGTGGAAGCTGTATACGGACTGGCAGGCACTGGCGGTGTTCGGGGCCATGGAGGGTGGTGCGCAGCGGCGCAGCAATCTGCTGGCGCTGTACGCCTACGCCGGGCAGCTGGCGGCTGCGGGACGGGGGAACCTGTTCGATTTTGTCAGCTATCTGCATGACTTGATGGAGAGCGGCGACCTGCCGGATATCAGCGCAAGGCAGGAGAGCGGCGGCGTACAGCTGATGACCATCCACAAGTCCAAGGGATTGGAGTTCCCGGTGGTGATCCTGGCGGATCTGCAGAAGGGCTTCAACCGGGACGATTTCCAGCGGCCTGTGCTGGTGCATCCCCGGCTGGGACTGGGGACGGAGCGGGTGGATCGGAGGAGGCGTATCCGGTACGATACCGTTTCCAAGCAGGCCATTCAGCTGGCCCTGTCACGGGAGAGTCTGGCGGAGGAGATGCGGATCCTGTACGTGGCCATGACCCGTGCCAAGGAGAAGCTGATCTGCGTGGACTGTATGCGCTTTGCACGCAATCGGGTCCGGGGCCTGCTCAGTGTGGCGGGCTGTCCTGCGGCGCCGGAGGCCGTGGGGAGCGCCAAGGCGCCGGGGGACTGGATCCTGCTGCCGCTGCTGTGTACGCCGGAGGCGGCGGTGCTGCGGCAGTGGGCGGACATGGAGCCGGAGCAGCCGGCCCTCTCCGATGGTGGCTGGCAGGTGCGGCTGTGGGAGAACCCGGTGTTTGAATGTGGGTCTGCGGCTGCGGCCCCGGAGGAGGCTGCGGTGCAGGAGCGGCGGTATGATCTCTCCGCCATGGAACTGCGCTATGGCCACACGGCGGCCTGCACCATCCCCACCAAGGTGACGGCTACCCAGCTGAAGGGCAGGGTGCTGGATGAGGAGATCGCAGAGGGGGCGGCATCCGCCCGGCCACGGCGGCTGGACTTTCAGCGACCCCTCTTTTTGCAGCAGGAGCGCAGGCTCACTGCTGCGGAGCGGGGGACGGCCATGCATCTGGTGATGCAGTATCTGGAGCTGGACGGCCCGGACCCGGAGGAGCAGGTGCGGCAGCTCACGGAGCGGCGGCTTCTGACGCCCCAGCAGGCGGAGGCGGTGGACACGGAGCGCATCCGGGCGTTTCTGGCGACGCCGCTGGCGCAGGAGATCCGGCAGGCCCGGCAGGTCTGGCGGGAGTATCGCTTTGCCCTGCTGATGCCGGCGGCGCTGTACGACCCGGCGGCGGAGGGAGAGGAGCTGATGCTTCAGGGCGTTGTGGACTGCGCCTTCCGCACGAAGGAGGGGCTTGTGGTGGTGGACTTCAAGACCGACCGTCTGGCTCCCGGCGAGGAGCCGCAGCGGGCGGAGGAGTACCGGCCCCAGCTGGAGGCCTATGCTCAGGCGCTGGAGCGGGTGATGGAGGAGAAGGTCTGCCGCAAGGTATTGTACTTTTTCTCCACGGGCGCCACAATAAATTTGTAA
- the rpmE gene encoding 50S ribosomal protein L31, translated as MKEGIHPNYQQTTIKCACGNVIETGSTKKDIRVEVCSKCHPFFTGKQKLVDTGGRVAKFNKRFGLDK; from the coding sequence ATGAAGGAAGGAATCCATCCCAATTATCAGCAGACTACTATCAAATGCGCCTGCGGTAATGTAATTGAGACAGGTTCTACGAAGAAGGATATTCGCGTAGAAGTCTGCTCTAAGTGTCACCCCTTCTTCACTGGCAAGCAGAAGCTGGTGGATACCGGCGGACGTGTGGCGAAGTTCAACAAGCGCTTCGGCCTGGACAAGTAA
- the hflX gene encoding GTPase HflX: protein MERRTLEENRENKRDYAVLVGLRSPVLREDNADEESLAELAALVETAGGQAVGTILQSREKPDPHSFIGEGKVEEVRRMVQEEEATMVIFDNDLSPSQIRVLTEMTGVQVLDRSGLILDIFAQRAKTKEGCLQVELAQYQYLLPRLVGMWTHLERQAGTSGKGPIGSKGPGETQLETDRRHIHRKIDKLKAELEEVRRVRSTQRQRRQKNEIPVVAIVGYTNAGKSTLLNAITGAGIPANNRLFDTLDTTTRLLTVSDTLDVVISDTVGFIRKLPHQLVEAFKATLEELEYADLLLHVIDVSNPQWQQQASIVEDLIHELKADQIPCIRVYNKCDVAFSGERSHEEDAVSISAKTGEGIPALMEAIDRRLDKGTRRVVIHLPYDKAGMLDSLYREAKVEDVAYQESIDVTAVCPPKVLGQLKDYIEGWTEPKEDWE from the coding sequence ATGGAACGCAGAACTTTGGAAGAAAACAGGGAAAATAAGAGAGACTATGCGGTGCTGGTGGGGCTGCGCTCCCCGGTGCTGCGGGAGGATAACGCAGACGAGGAGAGTCTGGCGGAGCTGGCGGCTCTGGTAGAGACCGCCGGAGGGCAAGCCGTCGGCACCATTTTGCAGAGCCGGGAGAAGCCGGACCCCCACAGCTTCATCGGAGAGGGCAAGGTGGAGGAGGTACGGCGCATGGTGCAGGAGGAAGAGGCCACCATGGTCATCTTCGACAACGACCTCTCGCCCTCACAGATCCGGGTGCTGACGGAGATGACCGGGGTACAGGTGTTGGACCGCAGCGGCCTGATCCTGGACATCTTTGCCCAGCGGGCCAAGACCAAGGAGGGCTGCTTGCAGGTGGAGCTGGCCCAGTACCAGTATTTGCTGCCGAGGCTGGTGGGTATGTGGACTCATCTGGAGCGACAGGCCGGAACCAGCGGCAAGGGCCCCATCGGCTCCAAGGGCCCCGGCGAGACACAGCTGGAGACGGACCGCCGCCACATTCACCGGAAGATCGACAAGCTGAAGGCGGAGCTGGAGGAGGTGCGGCGGGTCCGCAGCACCCAGCGCCAGCGGCGGCAGAAAAACGAGATCCCGGTGGTGGCCATTGTGGGCTACACCAATGCCGGAAAATCCACCCTGCTCAACGCCATCACCGGGGCGGGTATCCCCGCCAACAACCGGCTGTTTGATACGCTGGACACCACCACACGGCTGCTCACCGTCAGCGATACGCTGGATGTGGTGATCTCCGACACCGTGGGCTTTATCCGTAAGCTGCCCCACCAGCTGGTGGAGGCCTTCAAGGCCACGCTGGAGGAGCTGGAGTACGCCGATCTGCTGCTGCACGTCATCGACGTGTCCAATCCCCAGTGGCAGCAGCAGGCCTCCATTGTGGAGGACCTGATCCACGAGCTGAAGGCGGATCAGATCCCCTGCATCCGGGTATACAACAAGTGCGACGTGGCCTTCTCCGGAGAGCGAAGCCATGAGGAGGACGCCGTGTCCATCTCCGCCAAGACCGGGGAGGGCATCCCGGCGCTGATGGAGGCCATCGACCGGAGGCTGGACAAGGGCACCCGCCGGGTGGTGATCCATCTGCCCTATGACAAGGCGGGGATGCTGGACAGCCTCTATCGAGAGGCCAAGGTGGAGGATGTGGCCTATCAGGAGAGCATTGATGTGACGGCGGTGTGCCCCCCCAAGGTGCTGGGCCAGCTGAAGGACTATATCGAGGGCTGGACGGAGCCGAAGGAGGACTGGGAATGA
- a CDS encoding GNAT family N-acetyltransferase produces MMETERLLLRPWQESDAEALYRWASDPEVGPAAGWSPHTSVENSRDIIRTVLAKEGTFAVVLKGGDGGPIGAIGVFPTEIPEGRGEPEIGYWIARPYWGQGLIPEAVEAMLRWQFREMGAERVWCAHFPGNERSRRVQEKCGFRHVCDTPPSPWPDGTEHPGVCQAITRQEWEVRHG; encoded by the coding sequence ATGATGGAGACGGAACGGCTGCTGCTGCGGCCGTGGCAGGAGAGCGATGCCGAGGCGCTGTACCGCTGGGCCAGCGACCCGGAGGTAGGCCCCGCCGCCGGATGGTCGCCCCACACCTCCGTGGAAAACAGCCGGGACATCATCCGGACGGTGCTGGCCAAGGAGGGAACCTTTGCCGTGGTGCTCAAGGGCGGGGACGGCGGCCCCATCGGGGCCATCGGCGTATTCCCCACGGAGATACCGGAGGGGAGGGGTGAGCCGGAGATCGGCTACTGGATCGCCCGCCCCTACTGGGGACAGGGACTGATCCCGGAGGCTGTGGAGGCGATGCTGCGCTGGCAGTTTCGGGAGATGGGTGCGGAGCGTGTGTGGTGCGCCCATTTTCCGGGGAATGAACGATCCCGGCGGGTGCAGGAGAAGTGCGGCTTCCGCCATGTCTGCGATACGCCGCCGTCGCCGTGGCCCGACGGAACGGAGCATCCCGGCGTGTGTCAGGCCATTACGAGACAGGAGTGGGAGGTGCGCCATGGCTGA
- a CDS encoding IMPACT family protein: MADGFRIPFQEAESEFVEKRSRFISHVWRVETEEEAQARIQETKKKYYDARHNCWCYLLGPNLVRYSDDGEPQGTAGQPMLNVFQRENVTGAVCVVTRYFGGILLGAGGLTRAYSKGARDALAAAGVATMGLWARVRLSCPYPLFERVKLEIAAADGILDDMDYGADVTLTVSLPSERRETLQGRLTELSAGGLTLALMEESYRPGPREEL, translated from the coding sequence ATGGCTGACGGCTTTCGCATCCCCTTTCAGGAGGCGGAGAGCGAGTTTGTGGAGAAGCGCTCCCGGTTCATCAGCCACGTGTGGCGGGTGGAGACGGAGGAGGAGGCCCAAGCCCGGATCCAGGAGACGAAGAAGAAGTATTATGACGCACGGCACAACTGCTGGTGCTATCTGCTGGGGCCGAATCTGGTGCGCTACTCCGACGACGGAGAGCCTCAGGGAACGGCGGGACAGCCCATGCTGAACGTATTCCAGCGGGAGAACGTCACCGGAGCGGTGTGCGTGGTGACCCGGTATTTCGGCGGTATCCTGCTGGGGGCCGGAGGACTGACCCGTGCCTACTCCAAGGGCGCACGGGATGCCTTGGCGGCGGCGGGCGTGGCCACCATGGGTCTGTGGGCCCGTGTGCGGCTCAGCTGCCCCTATCCGCTGTTTGAGCGGGTGAAGCTGGAGATCGCCGCTGCGGACGGTATTCTGGACGATATGGACTACGGCGCTGATGTGACGCTGACGGTATCTCTGCCGTCGGAGAGGCGGGAGACCCTGCAGGGGCGGCTGACGGAGCTGTCCGCCGGAGGGCTGACCTTGGCGCTGATGGAGGAGAGCTACCGTCCCGGCCCACGGGAGGAGTTATAA
- a CDS encoding DUF1538 domain-containing protein, protein MTIFRKPLKESLTSVLPITAIVLVLCFTITPISNNAMMAFLLGSLLLIVGMGLFTLGSEMSMIPLGEAVGKEITKSKKVWVIVAISFLIGVIITVAEPDLQVLAGQVPSIPDRVIIWSVALGVGVFLVIALLRILFAIQLSYLLIGFYAIVFVLAGFVSPDFWAVAFDSGGVTTGPMTVPFIMALGVGVSAVRNDKDAGGDSFGLVALCSIGPIITVLLLGLLYQPDGSSYTPVSVPDAKDTAEMFRSYTHALPEYFKEIFLSLAPILAFFVLFQLVTRRMHRREVMSMLFGLLYTYIGLVLFLTGVNVGFMPVGSFLGESIAAHESYSWLLIPIAMLIGYFIVSAEPAVHVLNRQVEEITAGAIPASAMNAALSIGVSVSLALAMIRVLTGISIMWFLIPGYVLSLALSFVVPKIFTSIAFDSGGVASGPMTATFLLPFAMGACDALGGNVVTDAFGVVAMVAMTPLVTIQLLGVSYQRKLSKRTPVPAVGQVEEIIELA, encoded by the coding sequence CTGACCATTTTCCGCAAGCCCCTGAAGGAATCGCTGACCTCGGTGCTGCCCATCACCGCCATTGTGCTGGTGCTGTGCTTTACCATCACCCCTATCTCCAACAACGCCATGATGGCGTTTTTGCTGGGGAGTCTGCTGCTGATCGTGGGCATGGGGTTGTTCACCTTGGGCTCAGAGATGTCCATGATCCCGCTGGGTGAGGCGGTAGGTAAGGAGATCACCAAGTCCAAAAAGGTGTGGGTCATTGTGGCCATCAGCTTTTTGATCGGCGTCATCATCACCGTGGCGGAGCCGGATCTGCAGGTGCTGGCAGGGCAGGTGCCGTCTATCCCGGATCGGGTCATCATCTGGTCTGTGGCGCTGGGTGTGGGGGTTTTTCTGGTGATCGCCCTGCTGCGTATCCTGTTTGCCATCCAGCTGTCGTATCTGCTGATCGGGTTTTATGCCATCGTGTTCGTGCTGGCGGGCTTCGTGTCCCCGGACTTCTGGGCCGTCGCCTTCGACTCCGGCGGCGTCACTACCGGCCCCATGACGGTACCCTTTATCATGGCGCTGGGCGTGGGCGTCAGTGCTGTGCGTAACGATAAGGACGCCGGGGGCGACAGCTTCGGTCTGGTGGCCCTGTGTTCCATCGGCCCCATCATCACGGTGCTGCTGCTGGGCCTGCTGTATCAGCCAGACGGCAGCTCCTATACCCCGGTGAGCGTGCCAGATGCCAAGGACACGGCGGAGATGTTCCGGTCGTATACCCATGCGCTGCCGGAGTATTTCAAGGAGATCTTCCTTTCTCTGGCGCCCATTCTGGCGTTTTTCGTCCTGTTCCAGCTGGTCACCCGGCGGATGCACCGGCGGGAGGTCATGAGTATGCTCTTTGGCCTGCTGTACACCTATATCGGGCTGGTGCTGTTCCTTACCGGTGTCAACGTGGGCTTCATGCCCGTGGGCAGCTTCCTGGGGGAGAGCATCGCCGCCCATGAGAGCTACAGCTGGCTGCTGATCCCCATTGCCATGCTCATCGGATACTTCATCGTGTCGGCGGAACCGGCGGTCCATGTGCTGAACCGGCAGGTGGAGGAGATCACCGCCGGAGCCATTCCCGCCAGCGCCATGAATGCGGCGCTCTCCATCGGCGTGTCGGTGTCGCTGGCGCTGGCCATGATCCGGGTGCTGACGGGTATCTCCATCATGTGGTTTTTGATCCCCGGCTATGTGCTGAGTCTGGCGCTGTCCTTTGTGGTGCCGAAGATCTTTACCTCCATCGCCTTCGACTCCGGCGGCGTGGCCTCCGGTCCGATGACGGCCACGTTCCTGCTGCCCTTTGCCATGGGGGCCTGTGATGCGCTGGGGGGCAATGTGGTGACGGACGCCTTCGGCGTGGTGGCCATGGTGGCTATGACGCCGCTGGTGACCATCCAGCTGCTGGGCGTCAGCTATCAGCGAAAGCTCAGCAAGCGCACTCCTGTACCGGCCGTTGGGCAGGTGGAGGAGATCATCGAGCTGGCATAG
- a CDS encoding P-II family nitrogen regulator codes for MKRLYLMITITNRVMGSKRFVDFYRAFGAPVVFTALGRGTASDEVLSYLGLEATEKSVMLSVVTPACKEVLMKELVSTMHLTNPGTGIAMCLPLSSIGGRTAMNYLITGNPEAEPDVEVKEDESMKDAAYQLIVAIANQGYTDTVMGAARSAGAHGGTILHAKSTGAEDAGKFFGMSIAEEREIILMVVPTGDKNTVMQAIMAQAGAHTEAQAVTFSVALEDVAGLYHINADE; via the coding sequence ATGAAGCGACTGTATTTGATGATCACCATTACCAACCGGGTGATGGGCTCCAAGCGATTTGTGGATTTCTACCGGGCCTTCGGCGCACCGGTGGTGTTTACGGCGCTGGGCCGTGGGACTGCCAGCGATGAGGTACTGAGCTATCTGGGTCTGGAGGCCACAGAGAAGTCCGTGATGCTGTCGGTGGTGACGCCGGCGTGCAAGGAGGTGCTGATGAAGGAGTTGGTCAGCACCATGCACCTGACCAACCCCGGCACCGGCATTGCCATGTGCCTGCCTTTGAGCAGCATCGGCGGGCGGACGGCCATGAACTATTTGATTACCGGCAACCCGGAGGCGGAGCCGGATGTGGAAGTGAAGGAGGATGAGAGCATGAAGGATGCAGCGTATCAGCTGATCGTGGCCATTGCCAATCAGGGCTACACCGACACGGTGATGGGAGCCGCTCGCAGCGCAGGAGCCCACGGCGGCACCATTCTGCACGCCAAGAGCACCGGCGCCGAGGATGCCGGGAAGTTCTTTGGAATGTCCATTGCCGAGGAGCGGGAGATCATCCTCATGGTGGTGCCTACCGGCGACAAGAACACCGTGATGCAGGCCATCATGGCCCAAGCGGGGGCGCATACCGAGGCGCAGGCCGTGACCTTCTCGGTGGCGCTGGAGGATGTGGCGGGGCTGTACCACATCAACGCCGACGAATAA
- a CDS encoding aminoacyl-histidine dipeptidase, whose translation MAVLEHLEPGRVFHFFEQMSAIPRGSGNTKAVSDWLAEFARERGLRYQQDALNNIIIFKDASAGYEGAEPVILQGHMDMVCEKAPDCGKDMTREGLDLAIDGDFVYAKGTTLGGDDGIAVAMALAVLDDESLPHPPIEAVITVDEETGMDGAMGIDVSGLKGRRMLNIDSEDEGVFTVSCAGGARMDCVLPVRREVFAAPVQRITVQGLVGGHSGTEIDKGRGNGVQLMGRVLASVAEETELRLVEVCGGLKDNAIPTGAQALISANAEVTAEVCRRMTQSLREEYRVTDPDVEVTVEPAETAMLPMDAVSTRRAVCLLVCHPNGVQVMSADIPGLVQTSLNMGILTTGETAVHLSSSVRSSVESQKQMLLQRIACLTAELGGETSTRGEYPGWAYLPDSPLRDLMVEVFTDQYGYEPKVEAIHAGLECGLFSAKLPGLDCVSFGPDLKEIHTFREKMSISSVQRVWKMLVELLRRMKP comes from the coding sequence ATGGCAGTTCTGGAGCATCTGGAGCCGGGACGGGTATTTCACTTTTTTGAGCAGATGAGCGCTATTCCCCGCGGTTCGGGCAACACCAAGGCCGTCAGCGACTGGCTGGCGGAGTTTGCCAGGGAGAGGGGCCTGCGGTATCAGCAGGATGCGCTGAACAACATCATCATCTTTAAGGACGCCTCCGCCGGGTACGAGGGGGCGGAGCCGGTGATTTTGCAGGGTCACATGGACATGGTGTGTGAAAAGGCGCCGGACTGCGGCAAGGACATGACCCGTGAGGGGCTGGATCTGGCCATCGACGGAGATTTTGTCTATGCCAAGGGGACCACGCTGGGCGGCGACGACGGCATCGCCGTGGCCATGGCGCTGGCGGTGCTGGACGACGAGAGCCTGCCCCATCCTCCCATTGAGGCGGTCATCACCGTGGACGAGGAGACGGGCATGGACGGGGCCATGGGCATTGACGTGTCCGGCCTGAAGGGCCGTCGGATGCTGAATATCGACTCTGAGGACGAGGGCGTGTTCACCGTCAGCTGTGCCGGAGGCGCTCGGATGGACTGCGTGCTGCCGGTGCGGCGGGAGGTCTTTGCGGCTCCTGTGCAGCGCATTACCGTTCAGGGGCTGGTAGGCGGCCACTCCGGCACGGAGATCGACAAGGGCCGGGGCAACGGCGTTCAGCTGATGGGCCGTGTGCTGGCCTCTGTGGCGGAGGAGACGGAGCTGCGGCTGGTGGAGGTCTGCGGCGGTCTGAAGGACAACGCCATTCCCACCGGCGCACAGGCGCTGATTTCCGCCAACGCCGAGGTCACCGCCGAGGTCTGCCGCCGCATGACGCAGTCCCTGCGGGAGGAGTACCGGGTGACGGATCCCGACGTAGAGGTAACGGTGGAGCCTGCCGAGACGGCCATGCTGCCTATGGACGCAGTGTCCACCCGCCGGGCGGTGTGCCTGCTGGTGTGCCACCCCAACGGCGTACAGGTCATGAGCGCCGACATCCCCGGTCTGGTGCAGACCTCCCTGAACATGGGCATCCTCACCACCGGCGAGACGGCGGTGCATCTGTCCAGCAGCGTTCGCAGCAGCGTGGAGAGCCAGAAGCAGATGCTGCTCCAGCGCATCGCCTGCCTGACGGCGGAGCTGGGCGGGGAGACCTCCACCCGTGGGGAGTACCCCGGCTGGGCCTATCTGCCGGATTCTCCGCTGCGGGATCTGATGGTGGAGGTGTTCACCGATCAGTACGGCTATGAACCCAAGGTGGAGGCCATCCATGCCGGTCTGGAGTGTGGGCTGTTCTCCGCCAAGCTGCCGGGGCTGGATTGCGTGTCCTTCGGACCGGATCTGAAGGAGATCCACACCTTCCGGGAGAAAATGTCCATCTCCTCCGTGCAGCGGGTCTGGAAGATGCTGGTGGAGCTGCTGCGCCGCATGAAGCCCTGA
- a CDS encoding DMT family transporter, with amino-acid sequence MKHNQMRQVVFPILAAFIWGTSFVSQDICADSMGAFTFNGTRYFIAVLSLLVVIAVMNTTRKDRPQPTAEEKKASRKQLWLGGLCCGTALAVASNFQQAGLVAGTDAGKAGFITALYVVLVPLFGLFFRRKVSGPVWIAVVLSVVSLYLLCIKGGFSLAPGDLLVLVCAVCFAVHILLIDHFTARCDGVKLSCLQFLFAAIWSTILALIFDTIDFHVLWECILPLLYVGVFSCGVGYTLQILAQKDSNPTVVTILLSLESVFAVIAGAIILHQQMSLREYIGCALMFIAVVLAQVQFPAKKAKQLQ; translated from the coding sequence ATGAAACACAACCAAATGCGTCAGGTGGTATTCCCCATTCTGGCGGCCTTTATCTGGGGTACTTCCTTCGTGTCGCAGGATATCTGCGCCGACTCCATGGGGGCCTTCACCTTCAACGGCACCCGTTACTTCATCGCCGTACTGTCTCTGCTGGTGGTGATCGCCGTCATGAACACCACTCGGAAGGACCGGCCCCAGCCCACGGCGGAGGAAAAGAAGGCCTCCCGCAAGCAGCTGTGGCTGGGCGGCCTCTGCTGCGGCACCGCTCTGGCCGTCGCCTCCAACTTCCAGCAGGCGGGTCTGGTGGCCGGCACCGACGCCGGCAAGGCGGGCTTCATCACGGCGCTGTATGTGGTGCTGGTTCCCCTGTTCGGTCTGTTCTTCCGCCGGAAGGTCAGCGGCCCGGTGTGGATCGCCGTGGTGCTGAGCGTGGTATCCCTGTACCTGCTGTGCATCAAGGGCGGCTTCTCTCTGGCCCCCGGCGACCTGCTGGTGCTGGTGTGCGCTGTGTGCTTTGCCGTACACATTCTCCTCATTGACCACTTCACCGCCCGCTGCGACGGCGTGAAGCTCTCCTGCCTGCAGTTCCTGTTCGCCGCTATCTGGTCCACCATTCTGGCCCTGATCTTCGACACCATTGACTTCCACGTCCTTTGGGAGTGCATCCTGCCCCTGCTGTACGTGGGCGTGTTCTCCTGCGGCGTGGGCTACACCCTGCAAATTCTGGCCCAGAAGGATTCCAACCCCACGGTGGTCACCATCCTGCTGAGTCTGGAGAGCGTGTTCGCCGTCATCGCCGGTGCCATCATCCTGCACCAGCAGATGTCCCTGCGGGAGTATATCGGCTGTGCTCTGATGTTCATTGCCGTGGTGCTGGCGCAGGTCCAGTTCCCCGCCAAAAAGGCCAAGCAGCTCCAGTAA